In the Chroococcidiopsis sp. SAG 2025 genome, one interval contains:
- a CDS encoding response regulator, whose translation MESQVDNSQRGLILAVEDGADNLELIIQVLEIIGFPFITATDGRTAIAMTQQHQPDLILLDIVLPDISGLEVAQRLKQDSRTKDIPIVAVTAMVAEEEKGQYLSAGCIDFVAKPYDIEFLETVIKRYLS comes from the coding sequence GTGGAGAGTCAGGTTGACAATTCTCAACGGGGATTAATTTTGGCAGTTGAGGATGGTGCGGACAACTTAGAATTGATTATCCAGGTTTTGGAGATAATAGGCTTTCCATTCATCACCGCTACTGATGGTCGGACTGCAATAGCTATGACACAGCAACACCAACCAGACTTGATTTTGTTGGATATAGTGTTACCTGACATAAGTGGTTTAGAAGTGGCTCAGCGTCTCAAGCAAGATTCTCGAACAAAGGATATTCCCATCGTTGCTGTTACTGCTATGGTTGCAGAAGAAGAGAAAGGACAGTATTTATCAGCAGGTTGTATTGACTTCGTGGCAAAACCCTACGATATTGAATTTCTGGAAACAGTGATTAAACGCTATCTTTCCTAA
- a CDS encoding VapE domain-containing protein — translation MTDQHANVQQSDTNPYNSFAEQGTEVPTTVHDTIYWVLDYLKRPPLPENPKECQEQLNTPGGKQPCWLDSTGKTHTVSWKRYQEALPDYMELEQWFSHSKGIGTLGGWNGKHYIGHVDFDYGKTGSLYATQEEMLAAINQWKEKYPVVKSALCFKTPSGGYRFIFAFEEAADFAPFVLDPDYKGEKCCGELLARNGGHTLLPPTVGVDGIPYEWVYFAQYPPVVKNAASVGLYPKAAKFKQDNAPNQQPDKPKSNNCIEIQLEDCLSKTSISILKGKNPLIEQDRSAALAKLLNDAQGWINFLEEEGFTCVGSLEQLAEAAWNTFPTIKGDGQKWERILSTINPDTRPAAELVGGREACLRKIGSIDDLPTGILPVWTNEKAPQSLRLDSLFEDYYEGALRWNFYKPECLELKGKAISIKDLEVEAARVLGRDVEVNRLRSAIGRIMQNPERCINHPQEEFKKAYAKYPDATDFIEKLTKEILGLSTPLELRYVEVFLLGWCRRIFEPGCKHDTVFILISEKQGRSKSSFFQELAGFDYFTEIQSIPNDKDGQMVLARNSMIEFGEIDCMFGQKANSERKQFLTKQKDCYRKPYDTDIIEYKRPLVFVGTTNKVEILSDITGDRRYHPVHIMKDIDLQWLKENRELLLAEVYRRHLAGENNYLTKEEEELSQQVNLQEFTDNGLYYDQVVEWMNGTGHPKWNNEPFTLNDLLLQIGLDSKSVTKQSQMEVSKSLKVLGFKKTPLKKTFKGKYTFWWYMPKLESQDWLEFINDVEQNPQQNGGRLKHKLT, via the coding sequence ATGACAGACCAACACGCGAACGTCCAACAATCTGACACAAATCCTTACAACTCTTTTGCAGAGCAAGGAACAGAAGTCCCAACTACAGTTCACGATACTATTTATTGGGTGCTTGATTATTTAAAAAGACCACCCCTACCCGAAAATCCCAAGGAGTGTCAGGAGCAACTTAATACACCAGGAGGGAAACAACCCTGTTGGTTAGATTCCACTGGTAAGACTCATACCGTATCTTGGAAACGATACCAAGAAGCGCTACCAGATTATATGGAACTAGAACAATGGTTCAGTCATAGTAAAGGGATTGGGACGCTAGGTGGCTGGAACGGCAAGCACTACATTGGTCACGTAGATTTTGACTACGGTAAAACAGGTTCGCTGTACGCAACTCAAGAGGAGATGTTAGCAGCAATCAACCAGTGGAAAGAAAAATACCCCGTTGTCAAATCCGCTCTATGCTTCAAAACCCCTTCAGGTGGTTATCGGTTCATATTTGCCTTTGAGGAAGCAGCAGATTTTGCACCGTTCGTACTTGACCCCGACTACAAAGGAGAAAAATGCTGTGGGGAATTACTAGCACGAAACGGCGGACATACCTTGCTCCCCCCCACAGTAGGTGTGGATGGTATTCCTTATGAATGGGTGTATTTCGCGCAGTATCCGCCAGTCGTTAAGAATGCAGCATCAGTTGGATTGTACCCCAAAGCAGCTAAATTCAAGCAGGATAACGCGCCCAATCAACAACCTGATAAACCAAAATCTAACAATTGTATAGAAATTCAGTTAGAAGACTGCCTATCAAAAACATCAATAAGTATTCTAAAAGGTAAAAACCCACTGATTGAACAGGACAGAAGCGCGGCACTAGCTAAACTGCTGAACGATGCACAAGGATGGATTAACTTTCTTGAAGAAGAAGGATTTACTTGTGTTGGTAGTTTAGAGCAGTTAGCTGAAGCCGCTTGGAATACTTTCCCAACAATCAAAGGAGACGGGCAGAAGTGGGAAAGAATCCTAAGCACAATCAATCCCGATACAAGACCAGCAGCAGAATTGGTAGGAGGTAGAGAAGCTTGCCTCAGAAAGATAGGCTCGATAGATGACTTACCTACTGGAATATTACCTGTGTGGACAAATGAAAAAGCGCCACAAAGTTTAAGGTTGGATTCTCTTTTTGAAGACTACTACGAAGGTGCTTTACGTTGGAATTTTTACAAACCGGAGTGCTTGGAATTGAAAGGTAAAGCAATAAGCATAAAAGATTTAGAAGTAGAAGCAGCCAGAGTTTTAGGTAGAGATGTAGAGGTTAACAGGCTACGAAGTGCTATCGGTCGAATAATGCAAAATCCAGAACGCTGCATCAATCACCCACAAGAGGAGTTTAAGAAAGCTTATGCGAAGTATCCTGATGCTACTGACTTCATAGAAAAGCTAACAAAAGAAATACTAGGGTTATCTACACCTTTGGAATTAAGATATGTTGAAGTTTTTCTACTAGGTTGGTGTAGAAGAATATTTGAGCCAGGATGCAAGCACGATACAGTGTTTATTCTGATTTCCGAGAAGCAAGGTAGAAGTAAAAGTAGTTTCTTCCAGGAGCTAGCCGGATTTGATTATTTTACAGAGATTCAATCAATACCCAACGACAAAGACGGGCAGATGGTGCTTGCGCGTAATTCAATGATTGAGTTTGGGGAAATCGATTGTATGTTCGGGCAAAAAGCCAATTCGGAAAGGAAGCAATTCCTGACCAAACAAAAAGATTGCTACAGAAAACCTTACGACACTGACATCATCGAATACAAACGTCCTTTAGTTTTTGTCGGGACTACCAACAAAGTAGAAATTCTATCTGATATTACAGGAGATAGAAGATACCACCCCGTCCACATCATGAAGGATATTGACTTGCAGTGGTTGAAAGAAAATAGAGAACTGCTATTAGCTGAAGTTTATAGAAGACATCTAGCAGGAGAAAATAACTACCTTACCAAGGAAGAAGAAGAGTTATCGCAACAAGTAAACTTGCAAGAATTTACAGACAACGGATTATATTATGACCAAGTAGTTGAGTGGATGAACGGTACTGGACACCCAAAATGGAATAATGAACCATTTACTCTCAATGACCTACTGCTACAAATCGGACTCGACAGTAAGTCAGTCACGAAACAAAGTCAGATGGAAGTATCCAAGTCATTAAAAGTTCTAGGCTTCAAGAAAACACCACTGAAGAAGACTTTTAAAGGTAAATACACATTCTGGTGGTACATGCCTAAGCTCGAAAGTCAAGATTGGCTGGAATTCATAAACGATGTCGAACAAAATCCACAACAAAATGGGGGGCGACTTAAACATAAACTAACTTAA
- a CDS encoding MFS transporter: MALWTLHRNLPQFIPLLCNAGILLGGEIVGLTGAYRALFLCNAIGFVVFFMLIYTKVSETYQPQKSSSPLEGNWAAALSDRCLLVYAIANTMAVVYASQFQAVLPLYWKNFAVADSAIEQGFSVTTISILFGWHVLLAIVCQLPITRALKRWSPPHAMIFSTLMWALGFVVIWVTGIAPSVRLGWAILATEIFAIAAVSLTPAAVSIVNSLAPPSQRSVYFALNSLCGSLGYIIGPPLGTWVLDRSPQMADRYWLFLAASTVFTIGILQYLHRLLQQRTVVSYQ, from the coding sequence TTGGCACTCTGGACATTGCATCGCAACTTACCTCAATTCATACCTCTATTATGCAATGCCGGAATTCTTCTAGGTGGGGAGATAGTCGGTTTAACAGGTGCATATAGAGCGTTGTTTTTGTGCAACGCTATAGGATTTGTTGTTTTCTTCATGCTGATCTACACAAAAGTTTCAGAAACTTACCAACCACAGAAATCGAGTTCTCCGCTCGAAGGCAATTGGGCAGCAGCATTGAGCGATCGCTGTCTTTTGGTCTACGCGATCGCCAATACTATGGCGGTCGTATATGCCTCGCAATTTCAAGCCGTACTACCCCTATACTGGAAAAACTTCGCCGTCGCAGATAGTGCGATCGAGCAAGGATTTTCAGTCACCACAATTAGCATCCTGTTTGGTTGGCACGTTCTTTTGGCGATTGTTTGTCAATTGCCAATTACTCGCGCCTTGAAGCGCTGGAGTCCCCCTCATGCGATGATCTTTTCTACCTTGATGTGGGCATTAGGTTTTGTTGTCATTTGGGTAACAGGTATTGCTCCATCGGTTCGCCTCGGTTGGGCGATCTTAGCAACAGAAATTTTTGCGATCGCTGCTGTATCCCTAACTCCTGCTGCGGTATCGATCGTCAACAGCTTAGCTCCTCCCTCGCAACGCAGCGTTTATTTCGCGCTCAACTCCCTCTGTGGTTCGCTCGGCTACATCATCGGTCCTCCTTTAGGAACTTGGGTATTAGATCGATCGCCCCAAATGGCAGATAGATATTGGTTGTTTTTAGCTGCGAGTACAGTATTCACGATTGGCATTTTGCAATATCTGCATCGTTTGTTGCAACAGCGAACAGTTGTCAGTTATCAGTAA
- a CDS encoding ribbon-helix-helix domain-containing protein, translated as MAVATDKSRVTIYIPDHLKQYLEAWAKEDGRSVSNLVERLLTQAVKEKEGAK; from the coding sequence ATGGCAGTGGCAACAGATAAAAGCAGGGTGACAATATATATTCCCGACCACCTAAAGCAATATTTAGAGGCGTGGGCTAAAGAGGATGGTAGGAGTGTAAGCAATCTAGTTGAGCGATTGTTAACGCAAGCTGTGAAGGAAAAGGAAGGTGCGAAATGA
- a CDS encoding phage tail tape measure protein: MPKIASVAIDVKLNLDPAKRQITDFGHSGGRIAGGKFEQGFTQHMKSAQSRMSSVANSVFAGVAAGMTTALVSAAASATQAIGQVGASILKVGADAEKSQVFFTTFLGSASKAGAVLKDITKFAAETPFELPEVQNAAKQLLAFGFNAEQLKPTLTAIGNIAAGTGTNFSELAEIIGKAKTQGRLYAEDINQLTGRGIPIIQALAKQYGVAESEVKKLVEQGKVGFPQLEKALVSMSSEGGRFEGLMAKLAQTTGGKFTNLSDRITQSYTKIFENIQPAINAALDVAASFFDGLQVDFKSVNDLAKTFAGWLVEHKDEAKAVAQAIGNFITNSLKTVNSLAQDFSSYLERNPAILKVIGSAVNLIGKGFQLWGSVLSEALTAVKSIAEVFGKIITFLDTAIQKAKQFTSNFANGWGEIWGGSGGAVAAGSYHIADPYDPNVTSHADASPHHDYQRTSRGITRDLTISRGGKTNVAVPSPITGRIKFAGSKGDYGNAVVLETSDGQEIILGHFASVAVKAGQTVSRGQSLGIQGNTGNSRGVHIHIEAPTNVLDAYYESLRSGKWGLGGAGGAKNPELVKLLGLDNLRAGNQFTQQYNAARDANSASALQNWLGGIRQHNSFMSGYTSAAQANYKSPYDAINTAADWSQKRAAGLVRLNELLQENYNKAHALEIQLKDGLGSAFTDAIRSAITGTKSLGEVGLDMLGNIASRLADLALNSILGSASGGTGIMGSLFGGLFGGRTPTFGISPVSLPIPHFATGGTMQHDGLAFLHQGEQVLTPGQQRGVREVVINAPITITNNGEGAMSEAQANRLQAQASESFRRIVEAELIRQRRPGGLLG, encoded by the coding sequence ATGCCTAAGATAGCTAGTGTTGCAATAGATGTCAAGTTAAATCTAGACCCTGCCAAACGTCAGATAACGGACTTCGGACATAGTGGTGGGAGGATAGCTGGGGGTAAGTTCGAGCAGGGCTTTACCCAACACATGAAGAGCGCGCAGAGCCGTATGAGTTCTGTGGCTAATTCCGTGTTTGCAGGTGTGGCTGCCGGAATGACTACAGCACTAGTTTCTGCTGCCGCTAGTGCGACACAGGCAATAGGACAAGTCGGAGCCAGTATCCTTAAGGTTGGTGCAGACGCAGAGAAATCTCAGGTTTTTTTCACAACATTTCTTGGTTCGGCATCTAAAGCAGGTGCTGTGTTAAAGGATATAACCAAGTTTGCTGCCGAGACACCTTTTGAATTACCAGAGGTTCAGAATGCGGCTAAACAATTGCTAGCTTTTGGTTTCAATGCCGAACAACTAAAGCCCACACTCACAGCCATAGGTAATATTGCAGCAGGAACGGGTACTAACTTTAGCGAATTGGCTGAGATTATAGGTAAGGCTAAAACACAGGGTAGGTTATACGCGGAAGACATCAATCAGTTAACAGGGCGTGGTATCCCCATTATTCAAGCATTAGCCAAGCAGTATGGTGTTGCAGAGTCGGAAGTTAAGAAGTTAGTCGAACAAGGCAAGGTAGGCTTCCCACAACTGGAAAAAGCATTGGTCTCCATGTCTTCAGAAGGCGGACGCTTTGAAGGACTCATGGCTAAACTCGCGCAAACCACTGGTGGTAAGTTCACTAACTTGAGCGATAGAATCACGCAATCATACACCAAGATATTCGAGAACATCCAACCAGCTATCAACGCAGCCTTGGACGTAGCTGCATCATTTTTCGATGGACTGCAAGTAGATTTCAAATCAGTTAACGATTTAGCCAAGACGTTTGCTGGATGGCTTGTAGAACACAAAGATGAAGCTAAAGCTGTAGCCCAAGCAATCGGCAATTTCATCACCAACTCCCTCAAAACAGTCAATTCCTTAGCGCAGGACTTTAGTAGTTACCTTGAAAGAAACCCAGCGATACTAAAAGTTATCGGTAGTGCTGTGAATTTGATTGGCAAAGGTTTTCAGCTTTGGGGTTCGGTGTTGAGCGAGGCGTTAACAGCCGTAAAAAGCATAGCTGAGGTGTTTGGAAAGATTATAACTTTCTTAGACACAGCCATTCAGAAAGCTAAACAATTTACATCTAACTTTGCCAATGGTTGGGGTGAAATCTGGGGCGGTTCTGGTGGTGCTGTAGCTGCTGGAAGTTATCACATTGCTGACCCTTACGACCCTAATGTGACTTCACATGCTGATGCATCACCACACCACGACTATCAGAGAACCAGCCGAGGCATTACTAGAGATTTGACTATTAGCCGTGGTGGTAAAACTAACGTAGCTGTACCATCGCCTATCACGGGCAGAATCAAGTTTGCTGGAAGTAAAGGGGATTACGGTAACGCGGTTGTTTTAGAGACATCTGACGGACAAGAAATCATTCTGGGACATTTTGCCAGTGTTGCAGTAAAAGCTGGGCAGACTGTAAGTCGAGGGCAATCATTAGGGATTCAAGGGAACACTGGCAACTCTAGAGGCGTTCATATCCACATTGAAGCACCTACTAACGTCTTAGATGCTTACTACGAGTCATTGCGTTCGGGTAAGTGGGGACTTGGTGGAGCTGGTGGTGCAAAGAATCCTGAACTAGTTAAGTTGTTAGGACTGGATAATCTGAGAGCTGGAAATCAATTTACACAGCAGTATAATGCCGCTCGTGATGCAAATTCAGCCTCTGCACTACAAAACTGGTTGGGTGGAATTCGACAGCACAACTCATTCATGTCAGGCTATACCTCAGCCGCACAAGCTAACTATAAGTCTCCCTACGATGCCATCAACACCGCTGCTGATTGGAGTCAAAAACGTGCTGCTGGATTAGTCCGTTTAAATGAGTTACTACAAGAAAACTACAATAAGGCACATGCACTTGAGATTCAACTCAAAGATGGACTTGGTTCAGCCTTCACAGATGCCATTAGAAGCGCCATAACGGGAACTAAATCGCTAGGTGAAGTAGGGCTTGATATGCTCGGTAACATCGCTTCTAGACTCGCAGACTTGGCGCTAAATAGCATTCTCGGTAGCGCTAGTGGTGGTACTGGGATAATGGGGTCGCTGTTTGGTGGATTATTTGGTGGACGTACTCCCACTTTTGGTATCAGTCCTGTGTCGCTCCCCATTCCTCACTTTGCCACTGGTGGAACCATGCAACATGATGGTTTAGCGTTTCTCCACCAAGGTGAGCAGGTATTGACACCAGGGCAGCAGAGAGGGGTACGAGAGGTGGTAATTAATGCGCCTATAACTATTACCAATAATGGTGAAGGAGCGATGTCAGAAGCACAGGCAAATAGGTTACAGGCGCAGGCATCAGAATCATTCAGAAGAATTGTTGAAGCTGAACTTATCCGTCAGCGTCGTCCAGGGGGGTTATTGGGCTAG
- a CDS encoding tyrosine-type recombinase/integrase gives MGRRRKTTQVHVEVAGFSLRLRFRHGGKQHTFHPGVGDCDEGRKEAQVIAKQVELDLLAGNFDPTFRKYKSSAVGVSRVDVPPPSKTPPKTVEDLFESFLAYKQEILYKASLCRYKALLKHIKRSDIGKLPASALAQQDIKLFVDSIKRKYAPISLKQRLILLAACWDWAELPNNSWKAAVKAVKVPPKMRAKVFTQQEVQAILGEIERTFPHYWGFVLFLFGTGCRLGEVIALQWKHVSDDCSTIWVGEAVTALDGRKPTKTNQARIITLNPGLRDLLLGMKPIGARPEDPLFTTEKGRPVMLTNFRLRIWKPTLQALDIPYRPASKARATFVTHCLQSGMAPIEVSALSGHSTQVMYQHYAGLLSAPQIPELYQ, from the coding sequence GTGGGAAGGAGAAGGAAGACTACTCAGGTTCATGTTGAAGTTGCTGGCTTCAGCTTGCGACTTAGATTCAGGCATGGAGGCAAGCAGCACACATTTCATCCAGGTGTTGGGGATTGTGATGAGGGTAGGAAAGAGGCGCAGGTAATAGCCAAGCAAGTAGAGTTGGATTTGCTAGCAGGCAACTTCGACCCTACCTTTAGGAAATACAAATCCAGCGCAGTCGGTGTAAGTAGGGTAGACGTGCCACCACCCAGCAAAACACCGCCAAAGACAGTAGAGGACTTGTTTGAAAGCTTTCTAGCCTACAAGCAAGAAATTTTGTATAAAGCTAGCCTTTGCAGGTACAAAGCGTTACTCAAACACATCAAGCGCAGCGACATAGGGAAGCTTCCAGCCTCAGCCCTGGCGCAGCAAGATATCAAACTGTTTGTTGACTCCATAAAAAGGAAGTACGCGCCAATATCCCTCAAGCAACGGCTGATTCTACTAGCTGCTTGCTGGGACTGGGCGGAACTACCAAATAACTCCTGGAAAGCCGCTGTAAAGGCTGTGAAAGTGCCTCCCAAGATGAGGGCTAAGGTTTTTACACAACAAGAGGTACAGGCTATTCTAGGTGAGATTGAACGGACATTTCCTCACTATTGGGGATTTGTCCTATTTTTGTTTGGTACTGGTTGTAGGCTTGGTGAAGTTATAGCACTTCAATGGAAGCACGTCAGCGATGACTGCTCGACGATTTGGGTTGGTGAGGCGGTGACAGCATTGGATGGGCGAAAACCCACAAAAACAAATCAGGCGCGTATCATTACTCTCAACCCAGGTCTACGTGATTTGCTGCTGGGGATGAAGCCTATTGGCGCTAGACCTGAAGACCCGCTGTTTACCACAGAAAAGGGCAGACCTGTCATGTTAACCAACTTCAGGCTGAGGATATGGAAACCAACTCTACAGGCGTTAGATATACCCTACCGTCCAGCCTCCAAAGCACGCGCAACATTTGTGACCCATTGCCTCCAGAGCGGTATGGCTCCTATTGAAGTCTCAGCATTATCAGGTCACTCAACTCAAGTGATGTACCAACACTATGCAGGATTGCTTAGCGCCCCACAAATTCCAGAGTTGTACCAATAA
- a CDS encoding MFS transporter, protein MNFFQKNNFSFLLPSLNSQVWILASGRFLSNVGTGFTLFYAPIFFVNQVGLSATAVGWALGSASISGVVGRILGGAFSDSQFWGRRRTLLLSAAIAAIACFVLAITPDFTTLVIGNLLLGLGQGLYWPATEAVVADVTSTDQRREAYAVTRLADNLGLGMGIVFGGVLIGTTGAYRALFILDGLSFLIFLAVVYFAIAETRPQENQTGAFAPGSWQIALSDRSLLVFAIVNIIFTTYIAQLHSTLPLYLKNFVPAGSRGQGFTETTISVLFGWHMAMAIVTQLPVARALKRFTHPQALTISALMWTLGFFCIWITGTVATGQIAWAILALSLLAIATVAYTPSASALITDLAPPAQIGIYFSINSLCWAGGYFIGPPLGGWALDQSAAIADSFWLGSALSVAIVVGILQYLRRLLGSREQGAGRGQGGQGRQGRGGE, encoded by the coding sequence ATGAATTTTTTTCAGAAAAATAACTTTTCGTTTCTGTTGCCGTCGCTGAACTCTCAAGTTTGGATTTTGGCAAGCGGTCGCTTCCTATCAAATGTAGGTACGGGGTTTACCTTGTTTTACGCTCCAATCTTTTTCGTCAACCAAGTCGGCTTATCTGCCACTGCTGTCGGTTGGGCGCTAGGTAGTGCTTCTATATCTGGAGTTGTGGGACGAATTTTGGGGGGAGCATTTTCAGATTCGCAGTTTTGGGGTCGTCGTCGCACTCTCTTACTATCAGCAGCGATCGCGGCGATCGCCTGTTTTGTCCTCGCCATTACTCCAGATTTCACCACTTTAGTTATCGGCAACTTACTACTGGGACTGGGACAAGGCTTGTATTGGCCCGCAACTGAAGCTGTTGTTGCCGATGTAACATCCACCGACCAACGCCGCGAAGCTTACGCCGTGACTCGCTTAGCCGACAATCTCGGTCTAGGGATGGGAATTGTATTTGGTGGCGTTTTGATTGGGACGACAGGAGCTTATCGAGCGCTATTTATTTTAGATGGGTTATCGTTTCTAATTTTCTTAGCCGTTGTCTATTTTGCGATCGCCGAAACTCGACCGCAGGAGAATCAAACTGGAGCGTTTGCGCCTGGGAGTTGGCAAATAGCCTTGAGCGATCGCAGCTTATTAGTATTTGCAATTGTCAATATTATTTTTACAACTTACATCGCCCAGCTACACAGCACCCTACCCCTTTATCTGAAAAATTTTGTTCCAGCTGGGAGTAGAGGTCAAGGATTTACTGAAACCACAATCAGCGTTTTATTCGGCTGGCATATGGCTATGGCGATCGTGACTCAGTTACCTGTGGCACGCGCTTTAAAACGTTTTACTCATCCCCAAGCTTTAACAATCTCTGCTTTGATGTGGACTTTAGGCTTTTTCTGTATTTGGATAACAGGAACAGTTGCTACTGGTCAAATCGCTTGGGCAATTTTAGCTTTAAGTCTACTGGCGATCGCCACTGTTGCTTATACTCCCTCTGCTTCCGCATTAATTACCGACCTCGCACCTCCAGCTCAAATTGGTATCTACTTTTCCATCAACTCTCTATGCTGGGCAGGCGGGTATTTCATCGGACCGCCCTTAGGCGGTTGGGCATTAGACCAGTCAGCCGCGATCGCCGATAGTTTTTGGTTAGGTTCAGCCCTTAGCGTGGCGATCGTCGTGGGAATTTTACAGTATTTACGTCGCTTATTAGGGAGCAGGGAGCAGGGAGCAGGGAGGGGACAAGGAGGACAAGGGAGACAAGGGAGAGGGGGGGAGTAA
- a CDS encoding MFS transporter, whose amino-acid sequence MKFIVKYQLISWLPQLNSQVWILGIGRCISQLGIGFTLFYTTIFFVNQLEFFATSVGLALGGASVAGILGRLVASSLCDSSVCGRRRTLLLSATLSAIAAAILAATNSFALLVIGNLLLGFGQGLYWPTIDTVITDLISPSQCQDTFAVMRVMDYVGLGVGILRRC is encoded by the coding sequence ATGAAGTTTATAGTTAAGTATCAATTAATTTCCTGGTTGCCACAGCTTAATTCACAAGTTTGGATACTGGGAATCGGTCGTTGTATTTCCCAACTAGGTATTGGTTTTACCTTATTTTATACAACCATATTTTTCGTCAATCAGTTAGAATTTTTTGCCACTAGTGTTGGTTTAGCTTTAGGAGGCGCATCAGTGGCAGGCATATTAGGTCGTTTGGTAGCAAGTTCTTTATGTGATTCGTCCGTATGCGGTCGCCGTCGGACTCTATTGCTTTCCGCCACGTTAAGCGCGATCGCCGCAGCCATCTTAGCAGCAACCAATAGCTTTGCGCTCTTAGTTATCGGCAACTTACTGTTGGGGTTTGGACAGGGTTTGTACTGGCCCACGATTGATACTGTCATCACCGATTTAATTTCTCCCTCACAATGCCAAGATACTTTTGCCGTGATGCGAGTCATGGACTATGTAGGTTTAGGTGTAGGAATTCTTCGGCGTTGCTGA